The stretch of DNA ATGTCACCAGAATTTACACGGCATCCGTTTGAAGTATGATGTGCTAATTGCTGCGCCATTGACCAATACAAATATTTGAAATTAGATTTAGAAACAATAGTTTCTTCTTGATCTACAGGTTGTATTGAAACTTCTAAATGAATATCAAATGCTTTTTTTCCTTTAGTTTGTAAATAAGGAAGCGGTGATGGATCTTGTTTAGGACCTTTAGTTCTAAAAGGCTCCAAAGCATCCATAGTTACAATCCAAGGAGAAATTGATGTTGCAAAGTTTTTAGCTAAGAATGGTCCAAGAGGCACATATTCCCATTTCTGAATATCACGTGCGCTCCAGTCATTTAATAAGACCATCCCGAAAATGTAATCTTCGGCTTCATAAGTTGGAATATTTTCTCCCATTACATTTACATCTGTAGTAATGAAAGCTGTTTCAAGTTCAAAATCTACTAAACGGGAAGCACCAAAAACAGGTAATTTTTCCCCATTTGGTAAAGTTTGTCCCATTGGTCTGTGAACCGGAATCCCAGACGGAACAATAGTAGAACTTCTACCGTGATATCCAACCGGAATATGTAACCAGTTTGGTAATAAAGCATTTTCTGGGTCACGAAACATTTTTCCAACGTTTGTTGCGTGCTCTTTACTAGAGTAAAAATCAGTGTAATCACCAATTAAAACAGGTAATTGCATCTCAACATCATCGATTTTAAAAATAACAATATCGCGATGTTTTGTTGAATCTCTAAGTTGTGGATTGTTTTCTTCGAA from uncultured Flavobacterium sp. encodes:
- the fahA gene encoding fumarylacetoacetase — protein: MPITANDTKRKSWLEVPENSDFPIQNIPFGVFLTKENVVTVGTRIGDYAIDLGALQQLNYFEGIDLTDDMFMQDTLNDFISDGKKTWRLVRNRISDIFEENNPQLRDSTKHRDIVIFKIDDVEMQLPVLIGDYTDFYSSKEHATNVGKMFRDPENALLPNWLHIPVGYHGRSSTIVPSGIPVHRPMGQTLPNGEKLPVFGASRLVDFELETAFITTDVNVMGENIPTYEAEDYIFGMVLLNDWSARDIQKWEYVPLGPFLAKNFATSISPWIVTMDALEPFRTKGPKQDPSPLPYLQTKGKKAFDIHLEVSIQPVDQEETIVSKSNFKYLYWSMAQQLAHHTSNGCRVNSGDMMGSGTISGPTPDSFGSMLELTWGGKNPIKLKDGTERKFIEDNDTVIIRGFCENAEVRLGFGEVSSQLLPPFIRP